The following coding sequences are from one Halictus rubicundus isolate RS-2024b chromosome 11, iyHalRubi1_principal, whole genome shotgun sequence window:
- the Glob1 gene encoding globin 1 isoform X2: protein MAAFLRLFGIYVDDNRVDEATGLTGRQKRLVQNTWAVIRKDEVGSGVAVMTAFFTTYPEYQQSFEPFKDIPVTELAANKKFQAHCASIIATLNTVIESLHDPELMEASLISLAERHKKRGQRKEEFQNLKEVIVEVLSHALGKEFTPEVAEAWGKTLEAAFSKIYQVLTN from the exons ATGGCAGCGTTTCTGCGGCTCTTCGGGATCTACGTCGACGACAACCGAGTGGACGAGGCGACGGGACTGACGGGGAGGCAGAAGAGACTGGTGCAGAACACGTGGGCCGTGATCAGAAAGGATGAAGTCGGCTCCGGCGTGGCTGTGATGACCGC attttttaccaCATATCCGGAGTACCAGCAATCCTTCGAACCGTTCAAGGACATCCCAGTAACCGAACTGGCAGCCAATAAAAAGTTTCAAGCCCATTGTGCGAGCATAATTGCAACATTAAATACTGTTATCGAATCCTTGCACGACCCGGAATTAATGGAGGCGAGCCTAATCAGCTTGGCTGAGCGGCACAAAAAACGCGGACAGAGAAAGGAGGAATTTCAG AACTTGAAGGAGGTGATAGTGGAGGTTCTTAGTCATGCACTTGGAAAAGAGTTCACACCCGAAGTGGCCGAGGCGTGGGGCAAAACCTTGGAAGCAGCATTCTCGAAGATATATCAAGTTTTGACAAATTAA